From Macrobrachium rosenbergii isolate ZJJX-2024 chromosome 22, ASM4041242v1, whole genome shotgun sequence, the proteins below share one genomic window:
- the LOC136850812 gene encoding autotransporter adhesin BpaC-like — protein MCSGKQRTYFTMNLWKTLALWTIIFALFPSTSGASRPVTIHPHIALTDGLTDYVISDAPSSCTCRIMCMLNYSCTAVSVQTNAGGITCSFANAAINPGGLTSDSSAYTYIQNAITQGNTSIPTDTTLSANETGMGTSTSTNGTALSTNETGMGTSTSTNGTALSTNETGMGISTSTNGTALSTNETGMGTSTSTNGTALSTNETGMGSSTSTNGTTLSTNETGMGTSTSTNGTTLSTNETGMGSPSSTNGTALSTNETGMGSSTSTNGTTLPTNETGMGTSASTAI, from the exons ATGTGTTCTGGAAAACAGAGGACCTACTTCACGATGAATCTCTGGAAGACACTGGCTCTCTGGACAATCATTTTCGCTCTCTTTCCTTCGACTTCCGGCGCCAGCCGCCCTGTTACGATCCATCCTCATATTGCGCTCACTGACGGCCTCACAGATTACGTAATATCCGACGCTCCTTCATCCT gtacTTGCAGAATAATGTGCATGCTTAACTACTCCTGCACAGCTGTCAGTGTTCAGACTAATGCAG GTGGGATTACATGCTCCTTCGCCAACGCAGCCATAAATCCGGGTGGATTAACGAGTGACAGCTCTGCCTACACTTACATTCAGAACG CCATCACCCAGGGGAACACCAGTATACCCACTGATACTACCCTATCCGCTAATGAAACTGGAATGGGTACCTCTACATCTACCAATGGAACTGCCCTGTCCACTAATGAAACTGGAATGGGTACCTCTACATCTACCAATGGAACTGCCCTGTCCACTAATGAAACTGGAATGGGTATCTCTACATCTACCAATGGAACTGCCCTGTCCACTAATGAAACTGGAATGGGTACCTCTACATCTACCAATGGAACTGCCCTGTCCACTAATGAAACTGGAATGGGTTCCTCTACTTCTACCAATGGAACCACCCTGTCCACTAATGAAACTGGAATGGGTACCTCTACTTCTACCAATGGAACCACCCTGTCCACTAATGAAACTGGAATGGGTTCCCCTTCATCTACCAATGGAACTGCCCTGTCCACTAATGAAACTGGAATGGGTTCTTCTACTTCTACCAATGGAACCACCCTGCCCACTAATGAAACTGGAATGGGTACCTCTGCATCTACTGCAATCTAA
- the LOC136850810 gene encoding cathepsin B-like, whose product MQGLLLLLGVVCAASAALHPLSDDFIQLLQNEKMTWKAGRNFNKNLPMRYLKSLMGVHADSKFHMSPVYKHKIPGDFKIPKEFDSRTAWAMCPTISEIRDQGSCGSCWAFGAVEVMSDRDCIHTNGTKNFHYSAENLVSCCHLCGFGCNGGFPGAAFQYWVHSGIVSGGAFNSTQGCQPYEIAPCEHHVSGPRPKCAEGGSTPKCHKDCESNYAVNYETDLHHGSKHYSIDKDETQIKYDIMTNGPVEGAFTVYVDFLHYKSGVYQHTHGLPLGGHAIRVLGWGEEEGTPYWLCANSWNTDWGDNGYFKILRGSDHCGIESEISAGLPKVE is encoded by the exons ATGCAGGGCTTGTTACTGCTGTTGGGAGTGGTGTGTGCAGCATCAGCTGCTCTTCATCCGTTATCGGATGATTTCATTCAGCTGCTGCAGAATGAGAAAATGACTTGGAAG GCAGGGAGGAACTTCAACAAGAATCTCCCGATGCGCTACCTGAAGAGTTTGATGGGCGTTCATGCTGACTCGAAGTTCCACATGTCGCCAGTTTACAAGCACAAGATCCCTGGAGACTTTAAAATCCCTAAGGAATTCGACTCTCGCACTGCTTGGGCAATGTGCCCCACCATCAGTGAAATCAGAGATCAAGGGTCTTGCGGATCATGCTGG GCTTTTGGAGCAGTGGAGGTAATGAGTGACAGGGACTGCATTCACACTAACGGCACAAAGAACTTCCATTATTCTGCGGAAAACTTGGTGTCCTGTTGCCACCTTTGTGGTTTTGGATGCAACGGAGGTTTCCCAGGTGCTGCTTTCCAATATTGGGTCCACAGTGGTATCGTGTCTGGAGGAGCTTTCAATTCCACCCAGGGTTGCCAGCCATATGAGATTGCTCCATGCGAACATCATGTCAGTGGTCCTCGCCCCAAGTGTGCAGAAGGTGGCTCAACTCCTAAATGCCACAAAGACTGTGAGAGCAACTATGCTGTCAACTACGAGACTGATTTGCACCATGGTAGCAAGCATTACAGCATTGATAAGGATGAAACCCAGATTAAGTACGACATCATGACAAACGGTCCTGTTGAAGGAGCGTTTACTGTTTACGTAGATTTTCTGCACTACAAGTCTGGAGTTTATCAGCACACTCACGGATTGCCCCTTGGTGGACATGCTATCCGTGTTTTGGGTTGGGGTGAGGAGGAAGGCACACCTTACTGGTTGTGCGCCAACTCCTGGAACACTGACTGGGGTGACAACGGTTATTTCAAGATTCTCCGAGGATCCGACCACTGTGGTATTGAAAGTGAAATATCAGCAGGGCTCCCTAAAGTGGAGTAG